The Paramormyrops kingsleyae isolate MSU_618 chromosome 23, PKINGS_0.4, whole genome shotgun sequence sequence GCTGTATTGCCCCTGGACCATAAGATACAAGAAATCACAAGTGTCTGGGAACAGTAAATGTGTGAACTTTCTGCAGGTAGGGGGGTTTTCTCCTGAACAAAACATGAACTCAAAAGCAAAGTGTTATTTCCGTCCCAGATCTGCAGTGCAAACTGTCTGTGATCGTACAACGTTTCTTCAATGCAGGTTAAATCCACTTCAAATGCAACGTCTACCCTGAGTGAGGATAAGCCTATAAGCGAGAAGGCTTTAGGTTCTTCATTTCACTTATAACTTCCTGTTTACATAAAACTTTTTATTTTAAGTTCAAACTTTTTGCTAATTTTAAGCTGCAGTAGTATGAAGTTGCACTGGACACTGTGACATTAATATGGTGAATCCCGGGAGCGCACATGTACTGTATCTAGCTGGAAGAGAAAGGTGTAGGAGAGCTGTTACCTTTGAGCGCCAGGCCGCTGTAGCCATTCTGGCTAACTGCACTCTGCTCCGGGACGGTATCCACCAGCAATGGACAGCTGGTGTTGTCTTTAGTAGAAATGAGGGAAGTTAGCAAGCAGCATTACTAACCACAAATCATGTGTCGATTCAGTGGATAAAGAAGCTTGTTAGCGAACAACAAAAGTATTGGTTGCCATGAACAACGGCCTTCTTGATATATTTGGAAGTGGTGTGAAACTCTTGGTTTCGCGATAATTTAAGGTGATGTTTTGTGGGGTGAGCAGGTTTCAGTCCCTACCTGTGTTCACATAGCATTCCCCGGAAGAAGTGCTGGATGAATCAAATGAGTCTTCTGCAAGAGAGTGACACATTGGCCTGTCACATTTCTGGCACTTTCTTTGTGTCTGGCTAGCTGAAATAGCTGAGATATTGAAGAAGCCCCTCACCACTTGGGGTGACATTCTGGTCAACAGCTTGGGGGTAGCTTTCTTCTGCCGTTATATCATGCTGATCTGTTTTTTGGGTTTGGGAGATTTTGAAAGAAAATATCAAATAAAGCATTTAGAAACATACTGAGTGAATAGCTATCAGATACCCTGCTGCAGATCAGATGCTTTATATTTGACAAAACATAGAGGTCTCCTgtctttttttctgcttttcccATCCACTTCAAAAGAGGCAGCCTCACCTGTTTCTGGAAGACAGTACAGAGCATCGGGATTCATGGTGGGATTGCTGCTGTCTTCTCTATTGCGAAGGGAGTCTGATAGGCAGAAATTGAAGATGTGGTCTTTGTACCACAGCTCCCCGCCAGATAGTCCACATATTTGCTCCCTCTCAACTCCGTAccgacccacagacagtccacgtttttgctccctgccaagcagtccacacttttgctccctcccaactttGTACCCGCCCACAGACGGTCCGTATTTTTGGACagtctgcgggtccccgaggaccgggttgggaaacactgctgtagcgCCTCATACAGTGCCCTCcccaattattggcaccccttgcaAAAAGCagaagcacatgtccaaatcaacatatAAGTGGTTAGCTGACcacagaatcaagcttctgccatggtcatctcagtcccctgacctgaaccccactgaaaacctgtgggctgagctgaagaggagagctCACAAGAGAGGGCCTAGGACCCTGGATGATCTGGAGAGACTCTGTACAGAGGAATGGtctcagatgccctgctctgtgttctccaaccttataaaatgttataggagaagactcagtgctgttatactggcaaagggaggttgtacaaagtattaaaagcaggggtgccaataatgtGTGTCACATGTGTTATTGttggaaataattatttcttgatgaaggatttgtttttctttgaataaatttatttaagtgaaaggttggatttttctcattttttcagtgtgagatgaagctgcttcaccaaaaggtggattttttttctaaccctttttacaaatttttacaaggggtgccaataattgtggagggcgctgtatAGCATTGTTAAGCAATGAGATGTGGGAAGTAGACCAGATCCTACTCTGGAAGGTGGAAAGAGCTGCCCGGCCGCTGGGGTCCTGGTACTCATAGTCTGGCTCCAGGGAGGAATCCACGCTGCTTTGGTGGAGCACAGTCATGCAAACAGGTGGAGCTGAAAATGACAGTGATAAATGCACTTAAAGAGGATGGACCAGTGTGTTCAGCTGTTCACATGTTTTATTTGACAGGGCGCAGAGAGCATTTGAGGTTGTAAGCTGTGGGTGTAACGCAGGATGAGGGACAGGCCACAGACCGTCATATTCCGAGGGGTCACTGGCTATCCTGAGGACGTCCAGGGTGCCCCTGTACTCATTGGGCTGAGCGTTGGCATGTGCCTGGGGTTTGACGATCCCCTGCTGAACCGCGAAAGCTGTGGAGATGAGGGAAGGAGGACTTCTCAAGGTAAAGTCATGGCCAAGGTGCATGTTTAGGAAGTGAAGCAGAAGCACCAGTAGATAACATCTTGGTTTTTCACGCTGCACTTACTGTATTTCCACCGACACCAGCAGCACAGCACCAAGTTGACCAGGAGCACCAGCATCAGAACCAGCGACAGAGCCAAGCAGCCCCACAGCGGCGGGGACAGAGCGAGGAACAACCCGCCTGGCTCTGGTGTCGACGTCGGACCTGGGGGGGTTGAAGCGAAAAGTGGCGGCAGCTCAGTGTGTGGGGGTCAGGGTGATTATCATTAATGAGaactaaaacaaagaaaactataaatattgcttcagaaactgaaataaaataaaagcaaacgTCAAATGCTTTCCGTTACAATCCTTTGTAATGCTATTTTGTTAATGACAGCATTAGTACATCATGGGCCCTGTGTATTCATGCAGGATTCATGCAGGATTCTACTAAAACATAAAATGGCTGTACAGCTTTCAGTCTatccataaaaataaaatgatcaaaATCTAAACTGAAACTAAATGAAACGTTGAAATCTACACTATAGCAGCATTGGGGCAAACCTGTGCTCCAGGACAGAGGAGTGAAGATCGTCGCTGGTGTTGCATCAGGGATAAGGCCGAGGGACCCTGCAAGGCAGAGCAAATCTCATCAGGTTACCATCATGTGGGAGGTCAGATTAAACCGAACCAAACACAAAACGAAACAGGAAGAGGCCCTAGCGGGAGTATTTTGCGGTGCAGTTCCTTACAATCACACAGGACAAcaaaaagaattttttttttaatcatcagagaccaaaacacattttcccaaatCAGTTTGTCACGCTGATTCCATatctgttttcagtttttttctgtcacGTCAACTTTTTGATTTACGAATAATGCTAGTTAATACCGCAATTGCAAGTATTGTGTACTAAAACAAAAGCATCACTGTAGTATAGGGTAAAATATCTTCAgagcaaaatcaaataaacagaCAGTGGGCATAAAGGACTTGAAAAGTGTTTGTTAACCACCATTGTTTCTTCAAAAACGCTTTGAGTTTGATTTTGTTGTGTACACCATGTCTGGATTGTCGCGGTACAGCATCCAGCAGTAGTCGGGCATCATGCTTTCACTGTAACCAGCTGCACCTTCCCCGTACTCCTCATCACCTTCTACAGAATCAAGACCATCATGTGGTGGTACAGGAAAAGGCAATGAATCTCCACGAGGAACGGGCCTGATTGCAGAATCTAGACTGGGATATACAATTTGTGCTTAGTTTTAGCTGAGAATCCACTTGTATTTGTGCTGCAAAACTTGAGATGGTCTCTTGGTTCTCTCCACACCATCGGAATTCCAAATGGCATTGCTGCCTTTCGCCGATTTAGCCAGTCACGCAGACCATTTGAACAACTGGTACAGATGACATGTAGAGCCCAAGATTTATCCTGGTCTCCAAGTGGACAGCCAAAGTATAATTTGTATGTGTTCTTAAGATCTGCAGTGATTGGGCGACGTTGTGAATGAACCAAACACATAACAGAAACTGTGTGGATGATTAATACAATTCCTAGGCATGATAACAACTGAAAGCCAACACAGTTGATGCTGTCTGTCACTGCCACCTTCGATTTCCAGGACGATGACCCAGAATTCAAACTCGTGAACAATtcaagaaataataaaaaaatttgtCGAGAAGCTTATGTCAGCAAAACGAAACCTGAGGCACAACTATCTATGTTTCCCGCCAAACTTGTATACAGAAGACATGCGCATGCGCACTAGGTCAAATTAATTATACTCAAATCGCAACTAGACAAGTATCATTAAAACATAAATCAATATCTAGTCACCTAGAGAACGGTGATGCTGTCTATAAGATAAAAAACACAGATAACTGTTGTAATGCACTTAGGCAGGCTACATGTACATAATATCATACTACATATAGCTTCATCACAAAAACTTGGAGTGTtagagaaaaaataaacactgatTTGAAATCAGCATGAAAAATACTACAAACCCCACATAAAATTACCTCTGATGAAAATGACCTGTTAACCTGTGTTATTAATTGATTTACAATTAGTTACAGTTAATTAATGACTAATTTATTAGATTGTGCTGCAATAAATCAACGCTGCTGGTAAGTAACTTACATTTGTCAAAGTGACACTAAGGCCCAGCAGAAGATTAGGAATATGAACAGCTCATGTACACAcagaagggaaagggaacattAAGAAGCAGATGGAGAAATTAATGGGGTTAAGACTCGCACCGTTACAGATGAGCATGGCCGCTTTTGAGTCCTTGCATAGGAAGTGGTGGTTGATGATCTCTCTGCATTGCCACAGATTTGTGTGTTGCCTTTTGCAGAAGAAGTACCAGTGCGTGTCGTTGCTGTGCGGGAGGTGGTGGTCGAACGCCGTGAACTGCTCAGGTGGGCCGCAGCCCAGCATGGAGCACACCATGCCGGCCTCCTGCTTTGCCCAGCTGTTGTCGCATACCGTGCCCCAGCTGCCGTTGCGGTGGATCTCCACCCTGCCAGAGCAGCGGTCCAGGCCGCCCGTGAGTCGCACCGCTCTCATCTCTGCGGTTTACATAGGGATGGAGCCATGAAACGAATTCCAGCGTGAACTTTTCCAAACATAATTATTATTTACTACTAAGCTGCACACATTTGCATCTGTACTCCCAGCCGTGTAGATGGGTCGCGGTGACACAGAAGCCTCTCCCAGCAAGGGCTCGAGGCACAGATACTAGAAACACGACGCCAGTATCTCATAGGACGCACACACTTAGAGATCCCAACTCAGCTGCACCAGCTGTGGTAAGAAACTGGGGCACCAGAAGGAAACCCACACGAGCAGCTCAGATATAATATCTAAGATGAAAACAACTTTCATTTTCTTCAAAATATTTTCTGTTACATGGATGTAACAACAGTGATACCCATAATGCATCAGTGCAAGAACATACCTGAGCACACCACCCCGGCATCCTCCTTGTGGCCACAGTCCTGGCTGTGGTGTGAGGCCAGGCAATTCCAGAGACTTCTCTCGGTGCCGGTGCAGTTGACGTCATCGAGGTGGATGGGCCCGCTTCCCGGCTTGAAGAGGCCATCCTGGCCCGTCACGTTCAGCGCGTAGCCACAGCCCAGCTGGGCACACACCACGTGCCCGGCCTGCATGTCCCAGCCGTCGTCACACACCGTGCCCCACTGCCCAGCGCTCCGCAGCTCCACCCTCCCGGTACAGCGGTCCTCGCCACCCGCCAGCCGGACCAGCTGGTGCTCTGAGTGGTCAGAGTTCATCATGTGACACGTCTCTCCGGCTTGGAACCAGATGTGCGTTACATTTGTTTTGCATAAAATTCCATCTCACCACAGATGATTTCTGTGGTCCCGGGGCCGTTTCCCCACGCTGTTTCCAGGGTGCAGTTCCTCAGGCCGTCCTCTGAGTACGTGCAGTTTGTCAGCAGGCTGCTGCCACGAGGGACTGCGCCCTCGCTCACGTTGATCATTCCTCCGCAGCCCAGATCTAAGCAGATTTGCTCTGCTGCTGTCTCCCTGGACGCCAGGGGAAGTGCAACGACGAGCTGTCGCTCACCGTGATAGGCTCCCAGAGTTCCAGAACATTCCCCGGACAACCAAGGGGAGTATAGCGTGGCTGTGGAGGGGGGTGGGACACAGAAGACGTGGAGATGAAAATAAGGCATCGATCGCAATTCTCTTATATTCATTTACATTGCATCTCGGGTACCAATCGGAGGGTTGATAAACAAAGTGGAATGAGTGCATGGCTAAACAGCCCCTCAGGGCAGCAGGACGGTGAATCCGGCACATTGGCAAACAGCTTTATGTGATGGTGGGGGCTAGTTTTCACTCCCAAAGCATGCACTGGCATGCGGTTTAGCAGCGAGGGCGGTGGAGGCCTCGTCTCGCTGCTTTGACGCACTGCACAAGTCAGAGAAGAATAAGCTGCAACATATGGGCTGTGGCCACATCCTGTATGACGCTTTCTCAGCAGAAATGTCTCTGTTATTGTCTGACAAAGGAGGCCCGAGACAAAGGCCAGGATTCAGGATACAGTGCTGAGGCATTTCCAGGGCTGGGGACGCGTGTCGTGAGGGACGAGAGGAATATAAGTTTGCAGTAATACAGCTTCTGATTTACTGCTATGATCCTGAAATTCAACTGATAGCAGAAACCATCCAGTGTTATTTAAACATACCTCACACCTCGGTGGTACAAATTAGCAGCTAatagataaaataaataaatgtaatagaCTGAATAAAACCAATGATTTTCATTataatgactatttcaatattagtctaaatactagaactcgtggccataagtggaaattagcaggagaacattttaaaacaaatttgaggaagaaatcttctttacacagcgtgtagttagagtatggaatagtcttcctgctagtgtagtggaagctaaaaccctgggttcctttaagccagagctagataagattttaacaactctgagctattagttaagttctccccaaacgagcttgatgggccgaatggcctcctctcgtttgtaaatttcttatgttcttatgttcttatgtagagACAACAATATTTTTCTTTCTACGGTGTAACTGACTGTAAACAATATTTTTCTTTCTACGGTGTAACTGACTGTTCACTCGTTCTTTCATTATGTTAGTTGCTCAGCCTTGATGAGGTCTGTAAGGGCGCCTTGTGAATGCCGCTCACATTTACTGCCTTTCACAGGGTTTGCTGGTCACTCTGGTCAGGAGCGAGGAAAAGTATCAACTCACTCTGATTGATATGGAGGTCTTGTTTCTGCTGAGGCAGGGAATCATTCTGCCATCCGGAGGTGGACCCGTTTCGAGAAGCTGAGAAGAAAGAAATGAGATTTCATACTCTCTACTTTTtgagagttttttttccactgagtCAACccctgttttcagttttcaGCCTCAACTATTGTTGAATACCAATGTCACAGaactttttatttgaaaataaaaaaaaaagaaatgatctgtttaataaatattattgcTTTAGTCAGAAAGGCAGTTCTTGTATGTAATAATAATCCATGGTAAACTATGATTCATTCTAAATGAAGTTTCATGTTAAAGAAGAATTTTGAAGCTGGTAGAGCTCTGAAGCTTTTACTATAAGAGAGATGCCTGATCTTGcattttagtttaatttaattgttCAATAAGATGATTGGCTAACAGGAATTCGGTAAGatagccacacacacacatttctatgggcaaaatccTAATCCCAGCACTGACAACCTTAAATCCTACTcagcccaaaccttaaccataagtaaccaaacaaaatttgtttttatcacattgtggggacactcacagacacagacacatacacagatatatatatacatactgtgtactgtgtgtgtgtgtgtatacacacacacagtactgtgcaaaagtcttaggcaggcaaagaaaatgatgtttagattatcctcgtgttggtgtaaacctatgatattatgcctgtcaaagtgtgtcagcttagccatttcagaacctctgctaaaatcaccccagtatttgcagtgaccgtccagtgcagccatgtattttttgactaggccactagcacacctcatacagctagtcaatcagtcactgactttttaaaccaatttatttaatcatttaatcaagctgttggtgaaattgaacaaaatcatggaacggctgaggtgcccctgaggagaggtttgggaactgaagcggcgttcatctagccgtccaactagatatcaggaactttttagaaaacagaagaaattattactagtttttattgtgttactcttaatttgcaaatgttctaatgttaaattgtgttttttgttctaagccaaagtacacttgctacccagataaacagctttaaacatttctttggactgcctaagacttttgcacagtaatgtatatggaaaaaaaattaagagaccactatataatctgtatttttaaatcctggtttaatcgtggATCTGCTAGCAGAaagctacgctgagcagcaggttgcttccaggctcaaaatttctaagacagtaATACACAAGAATacggtgaagcaggagacactgggaatgaccagaaaccagccaggtagtgggcagaagcgactttctaatggcagACAGAATAATGACattaagtgaccttcaaaagggatgggaaacattaagtgtagCTGTGAAGTGGCCTGCTatgacagttcatatcaggctgcTAGAAGCAGGattgaagtcccataaagcaaggatgAAGCCCTTCttcaatgagaaacagagaagaaccaggctgcagattgtaagaaacaaaaaaaactatatattattcacagacgcgCATCCataattgagaaatgagtgaaacaaaaaatcgtgctgtggtctcttaattttttctgtgtgtgtgtgtgtaaaatgagtgtgtttctgtgtaagACTAATGACTTTCTGTGTAGAAATGGTgactaaaaataataatggcaTTTGTCATGAGAATATCTGTatgcaaagaaaaaaattagGGTATAAGTCATGGAAAACAGAAGGGAGTTAATGACCAGCAGTCTGTGTGAGATCCCTGTAATGGAGGTGCATGTCTTTCAGATGTGACATATTTCAAGATTTTTcatctttttatttgtttatttgaaatatctTTCTAAGTGAGCCTTACTGGAACAGTATGAGTCATGGAGGAAGCCTTTGTGTAAGGTCCTACGCACACAGTCAGCCTCCACCTCAACTTGTCTATAGGACTGTTGAAGATTGCTTAGGCAAAATTCACAATGcatacagtattgtgcaaaagtcttaggcaaagaaaaatatgtttaaatgaaCTTAGTGTAAAGCTAGGTTATCTGTTAAATTATtgtagcttagccatttcaaaacagATTAACTTAACAAATACACGGAATGGCTTGGTAACCCTTCAagagaggttttagaaccataGTGGTTCTTCTAGACATCTAACAAGATATTGGAACAGAATAAATTCTTGTTCATTTTATGGTTTTGCTGTTCATTTTCATACATTCTTATGTTAAATTGAAGAGCACATTTCCAAATCTCACTCAGTCCACAAGATACGCTTTCAAGAAAATTTCCCGGTGTCTTGGTGAATTCTGGAAACTTAATAAATGTTCTTCACTGGAATACACAAGAACTGAGTACAGTAAGTTTTGGTTCCCATTCTGTGACATATGATGATTAACCCTAACTTACTCATTGGTAGTCTCATCTCAAACACAACAGAAAATGGACTGACTTTGTtctggaaatttgctcttccattgtgtttttttttctctaaaataTACTCTTACTCTTACTGGGATGAGGTGAGAATTGTAACAGACAGCTTCATGTCAGATCAACAGCCCTCCAGCTGTAGAATGAGAAGTAAGCAAAACACTTGAGGCTGGCTGTTTGGCCGCGTTAAACCTTAACGACGATGGAAGCAAAGACCTTCAAAAGATGGCATCTCAGACACTTCGCTTACTCATGTGGATCTTCCAGAGCTCCAGCTAAACACATGCCGGCACACTTTACACACGCTAGTGTTTGACTGCAACCATCATCACCGCTGTACAAATGGTGATGGTGAACTCCTTTGGGGGCTAGAAGTGCTCATTTTCTGAAGTAGACAGAACTGCGATGTGAATGTAACGAGTGCTTCAGTATGCAGAAGTTCACTGCTAACGGTGCCCTTGTTTTATTCATGCTCAGCATCAATCAGataaatgaactgaaataaagtttttatttctaatattatattatattatatgaaaTACCTCTACAACCATGTTCAAGAACAGTTGTTGGAAGACAGATATTATAAAAAGAGCATATCTGCCTGTTTTTATCTCACCAGGTATATAACGTAATAATTATCGTATAATGATTAGCTAATTATCCTTTGTAACTTGATTTTTATGCTAATATTTTTCACTTTATacatatcattttaaataatgtcCATCAACAAAAAACAGTAGTACTTTGCagttaataaataaattcatgCATTGTACCGCAATCAATGCAGAATAtagaattattttaaatgacttTGCCATTATTAACCCTTTTCAAAGAGTATAGATTAACTTTAGCCCAGAATGTGAACTGAGACACTATAAAAATCATGAATGTCAATCTCATACGTCTCCTCTGGGTGCCAGAGGTTTGGAGATCAGGGATGCAGAATCCGTCCATGTGACCGAGGACACGAACGCAGCGACGGTTTGGTCGGGGGCCTGTGGCCCTCGCATGACCCACAAGAAGAAAGCAGTCAGTCACAAACTTTACCTTGACAGAGAGCCAGCGTCTGGAAA is a genomic window containing:
- the LOC111834091 gene encoding T-cell differentiation antigen CD6-like isoform X2, with amino-acid sequence MDLLTLLSLFQTLALCQASRNGSTSGWQNDSLPQQKQDLHINQTTLYSPWLSGECSGTLGAYHGERQLVVALPLASRETAAEQICLDLGCGGMINVSEGAVPRGSSLLTNCTYSEDGLRNCTLETAWGNGPGTTEIICEHQLVRLAGGEDRCTGRVELRSAGQWGTVCDDGWDMQAGHVVCAQLGCGYALNVTGQDGLFKPGSGPIHLDDVNCTGTERSLWNCLASHHSQDCGHKEDAGVVCSEMRAVRLTGGLDRCSGRVEIHRNGSWGTVCDNSWAKQEAGMVCSMLGCGPPEQFTAFDHHLPHSNDTHWYFFCKRQHTNLWQCREIINHHFLCKDSKAAMLICNGSLGLIPDATPATIFTPLSWSTGPTSTPEPGGLFLALSPPLWGCLALSLVLMLVLLVNLVLCCWCRWKYTFAVQQGIVKPQAHANAQPNEYRGTLDVLRIASDPSEYDAPPVCMTVLHQSSVDSSLEPDYEYQDPSGRAALSTFQNQHDITAEESYPQAVDQNVTPSEDSFDSSSTSSGECYVNTDNTSCPLLVDTVPEQSAVSQNGYSGLALKGESSLHSEGHYGSTPSGSDYDDIANYWH
- the LOC111834091 gene encoding T-cell differentiation antigen CD6-like isoform X1, translating into MDLLTLLSLFQTLALCQASRNGSTSGWQNDSLPQQKQDLHINQTTLYSPWLSGECSGTLGAYHGERQLVVALPLASRETAAEQICLDLGCGGMINVSEGAVPRGSSLLTNCTYSEDGLRNCTLETAWGNGPGTTEIICEHQLVRLAGGEDRCTGRVELRSAGQWGTVCDDGWDMQAGHVVCAQLGCGYALNVTGQDGLFKPGSGPIHLDDVNCTGTERSLWNCLASHHSQDCGHKEDAGVVCSEMRAVRLTGGLDRCSGRVEIHRNGSWGTVCDNSWAKQEAGMVCSMLGCGPPEQFTAFDHHLPHSNDTHWYFFCKRQHTNLWQCREIINHHFLCKDSKAAMLICNGSLGLIPDATPATIFTPLSWSTGPTSTPEPGGLFLALSPPLWGCLALSLVLMLVLLVNLVLCCWCRWKYTFAVQQGIVKPQAHANAQPNEYRGTLDVLRIASDPSEYDAPPVCMTVLHQSSVDSSLEPDYEYQDPSGRAALSTFQNSLRNREDSSNPTMNPDALYCLPETDQHDITAEESYPQAVDQNVTPSEDSFDSSSTSSGECYVNTDNTSCPLLVDTVPEQSAVSQNGYSGLALKGESSLHSEGHYGSTPSGSDYDDIANYWH